In Chryseobacterium oranimense, a single window of DNA contains:
- a CDS encoding helix-turn-helix transcriptional regulator encodes MKNSSRSGLLFSSDHIKMIMQEEHQAKKFSRLHMIESKASFSLLFLLSPNIRLEANDCDTKLLFKKNQYILHYSARESTAELWTESEETIKYFQIQINYQHIFNLIDPESSKENAEILENMIRNNYIFLHKKTPPYMTVEMHMILNELISYSKKGMMQRLFVEAKIIKLLILIFEQFNEKNNTREEPGISFTVKKFIDENYHKNIRAEDIGNLTGISQNKIRKEFKYQYHMTVTDYISELRMLKAKKMIVDKDILIKEISIECGYEYVQNFTRAFKKKFGVSPEQLRNG; translated from the coding sequence ATGAAAAATTCCTCCAGAAGCGGATTGCTTTTCAGCTCCGACCACATCAAGATGATCATGCAGGAAGAGCACCAGGCCAAAAAGTTTTCAAGATTACATATGATTGAGAGTAAGGCGAGCTTCAGCCTTCTTTTTCTGCTAAGCCCCAATATCAGATTAGAAGCGAATGACTGTGATACGAAATTGCTGTTTAAAAAGAATCAATATATACTTCACTATTCTGCCAGGGAAAGCACGGCAGAACTATGGACGGAAAGCGAAGAAACTATAAAATATTTCCAGATACAGATCAACTACCAGCACATCTTTAACCTTATTGATCCCGAATCGAGCAAAGAAAATGCAGAAATTCTGGAAAATATGATCCGGAACAATTATATTTTTCTCCACAAGAAAACTCCTCCCTACATGACCGTGGAAATGCACATGATTTTAAACGAGCTGATCAGTTATTCAAAAAAAGGAATGATGCAGAGGTTATTTGTTGAAGCCAAGATTATTAAACTTCTCATCCTTATATTTGAGCAGTTCAATGAAAAAAACAACACACGGGAAGAACCCGGAATTTCTTTTACCGTTAAGAAGTTCATTGACGAGAATTATCACAAAAATATTAGAGCAGAAGACATTGGAAATCTGACGGGTATCAGCCAGAATAAGATCAGGAAAGAATTTAAATATCAGTACCATATGACCGTTACGGATTATATTTCGGAACTGAGAATGCTTAAAGCAAAGAAAATGATCGTTGATAAAGATATTCTGATCAAGGAAATCTCCATTGAATGCGGCTATGAGTATGTCCAAAATTTTACCCGTGCCTTCAAGAAAAAATTCGGCGTTTCTCCTGAACAGCTGAGAAACGGATAA
- a CDS encoding fumarate hydratase, giving the protein MDFRYQDPYPIQKDDTVYKKLTSDYVKVEKLGEREILTIDPKGLELLAEEAMADVSFMLRSSHLESLRRIIDDPEATDNDRFVAYNLLQNAAVAVEGALPSCQDTGTAIVMGKKGENVYTGVEDGEYLSKGIYNTYQKRNLRYSQVVPLTMFEEKNSGSNLPAQIDIYAKKGDYYEFLFLTKGGGSANKTFLYQKTKSLLNEKSLEEFVKERISDLGTAACPPYHLALVIGGTSAEANLAAVKKASAKYYDHLPTEGNEAGQAFRDLEWEAKVQKICQESAIGAQFGGKYLTHDVRVIRLPRHAASCPVGMGVSCSADRNIKGKITKDGIFLEQLEQDPKRFLPATPPHLEEAVEIDLNKPMPEILAELSKYPIKTRLKLNGTLIVARDIAHAKIKEIIDSGKPMPEYFKNHPIYYAGPAKTPEGMASGSFGPTTAGRMDVYVDEFQSHGGSMIMLAKGNRSKDVTNACGKYGGFYLGSIGGPAAILAKDNIVSVEVVDFPELGMEAVRKIEVKDFPAFIITDDKGNDFFANLAH; this is encoded by the coding sequence ATGGATTTTAGATATCAGGATCCGTATCCGATCCAGAAAGACGATACGGTGTACAAAAAGCTTACATCAGATTACGTAAAGGTTGAAAAATTAGGAGAAAGAGAGATTTTAACCATTGATCCTAAAGGTCTTGAGCTTCTGGCTGAAGAAGCAATGGCAGACGTTTCTTTTATGCTCCGCTCTTCACACCTTGAAAGCCTGAGAAGAATCATCGACGATCCGGAAGCTACTGATAATGACAGATTCGTGGCTTACAACCTTTTACAGAATGCTGCTGTGGCTGTTGAAGGAGCTCTTCCTTCATGCCAGGATACAGGTACGGCTATTGTAATGGGGAAAAAAGGAGAAAATGTATATACCGGAGTTGAGGATGGAGAATACCTGAGCAAAGGAATTTACAATACCTATCAAAAAAGAAACCTGAGATATTCCCAGGTGGTCCCTTTGACGATGTTTGAGGAAAAAAATTCAGGGTCAAATCTTCCTGCACAGATTGATATCTATGCTAAAAAAGGAGATTACTATGAGTTTTTATTTTTAACGAAGGGAGGAGGTTCTGCCAACAAAACATTCCTTTATCAAAAAACCAAATCATTACTGAACGAAAAATCTCTTGAAGAATTCGTTAAAGAAAGAATTTCAGATCTTGGTACAGCGGCATGCCCGCCTTATCACCTGGCGCTGGTCATTGGAGGAACTTCTGCTGAAGCGAACCTGGCTGCTGTGAAAAAAGCATCTGCCAAATATTACGATCATCTTCCGACAGAAGGAAATGAAGCCGGACAGGCCTTCAGAGATCTTGAATGGGAAGCCAAAGTTCAGAAAATCTGCCAGGAAAGTGCCATAGGGGCACAGTTCGGAGGAAAATACCTTACCCATGACGTAAGAGTAATCAGGTTGCCTCGCCACGCTGCTTCCTGCCCGGTTGGAATGGGTGTTTCGTGTTCCGCAGACCGAAATATCAAAGGGAAAATTACAAAAGACGGTATTTTCCTTGAACAGCTTGAACAGGATCCGAAAAGATTTTTACCAGCTACTCCTCCTCACTTGGAAGAAGCTGTTGAAATAGATTTAAATAAGCCGATGCCTGAAATATTGGCTGAGCTGTCTAAATACCCTATCAAAACAAGACTTAAACTAAACGGGACCCTTATCGTTGCAAGAGATATTGCCCACGCAAAAATTAAAGAAATCATCGACAGCGGGAAACCAATGCCTGAATATTTCAAAAATCATCCGATTTATTATGCCGGACCTGCAAAAACACCGGAAGGAATGGCATCAGGAAGTTTCGGACCTACCACTGCAGGAAGAATGGACGTATACGTTGATGAATTCCAGAGCCACGGGGGAAGTATGATCATGCTGGCCAAAGGAAACAGAAGCAAGGATGTAACGAATGCATGTGGTAAATACGGAGGATTCTATCTTGGATCAATCGGCGGACCGGCTGCGATACTTGCCAAAGACAATATTGTGTCTGTAGAGGTTGTAGACTTCCCGGAATTGGGGATGGAAGCAGTAAGAAAGATCGAAGTGAAAGATTTCCCTGCATTCATCATTACAGACGATAAAGGCAATGATTTCTTTGCCAATCTCGCCCATTAA